The Gemmatimonadota bacterium genome has a window encoding:
- a CDS encoding tetratricopeptide repeat protein, whose translation MSKVNQKGETAWGRPGTWLASCALCLYLIGAGPAVAQTTTDPPPGTEATGAANAPADAVAPTTQQDTTGAEIQPGATTPQDAQPDTTLTLEQRQQAAVQQFLTTVALTKNNLGAVYFEQGQYDSAQVHLEHALEIAPGFAAAYLTMGLVHHARGDSAAALDAFMKTVEGDTLSVARMSTVPPDTVYAWARSQYDRMMVGIPNLAAAHTDMAIAYNQGGYLNEAVHHYRQAIESDSSYVDAYTNLGKVYSDTEEYEQSAEAYEKVLTLSPPEDQLPRIHLNLGVAYMGLERLDDAIVEWNRAVALAPDYMDAYMNLGTAYQNKNMPDSTRAVWERALVVGGQSVVPRVALARLSFAEGRLDDALRYYGEILDLGARDPRISAEIALVYERREDFDLAITNYEQALELVPENAQLKAALNRVRRIVEEREKAIESNKIRVRQIVVATREAADAVMERLTAGADFAELARETSIDSSRDSGGDLGFFGPGEMIPEFEQAAMGLEVGELSGVVQTPMGFHIIMRIE comes from the coding sequence ATGAGCAAGGTCAATCAGAAAGGGGAAACCGCATGGGGCCGGCCGGGGACATGGCTGGCATCTTGTGCCCTATGTCTTTATCTCATCGGGGCAGGTCCGGCTGTCGCGCAGACGACCACTGATCCGCCGCCCGGGACGGAAGCAACGGGCGCCGCGAATGCTCCAGCCGACGCTGTGGCACCGACGACCCAGCAAGACACGACCGGTGCGGAGATCCAGCCCGGAGCGACCACCCCTCAGGACGCGCAGCCGGACACTACACTGACACTTGAGCAGCGTCAGCAGGCCGCGGTACAACAGTTCCTGACCACCGTCGCCCTGACGAAGAACAACCTCGGCGCGGTGTATTTCGAGCAGGGACAGTACGACAGCGCCCAGGTTCATCTCGAACACGCCCTGGAGATCGCGCCGGGTTTCGCCGCCGCCTACCTCACGATGGGGCTGGTACACCACGCCAGGGGGGATTCGGCCGCGGCGCTGGACGCGTTCATGAAGACCGTCGAGGGCGATACGCTCAGCGTCGCGCGCATGAGCACCGTCCCGCCCGATACCGTCTATGCCTGGGCCCGAAGCCAGTACGACCGGATGATGGTGGGGATACCGAACCTGGCCGCGGCCCATACCGACATGGCGATCGCGTACAACCAGGGCGGATACCTCAACGAAGCGGTCCATCACTACCGGCAGGCCATTGAAAGCGATTCCTCCTACGTCGACGCCTATACGAATCTCGGAAAGGTCTATTCGGATACCGAGGAATACGAACAGTCGGCCGAGGCCTACGAGAAAGTGCTTACTCTGTCGCCCCCGGAGGACCAGCTGCCCAGGATCCATCTCAATCTCGGTGTGGCCTACATGGGCCTGGAGCGCCTCGACGACGCGATAGTGGAGTGGAATCGGGCCGTGGCGCTCGCACCGGACTACATGGACGCCTACATGAACCTGGGGACCGCCTACCAGAACAAGAACATGCCGGACAGCACGCGGGCCGTCTGGGAAAGGGCCCTGGTGGTCGGAGGGCAGTCGGTCGTGCCCCGCGTAGCGCTGGCCCGCCTGTCCTTTGCGGAAGGGCGTCTCGACGATGCCCTGCGATACTACGGGGAAATACTCGACCTGGGCGCGAGGGACCCGCGCATTTCCGCGGAAATCGCCCTGGTTTACGAGCGGCGGGAAGACTTCGACCTGGCGATCACAAACTATGAACAGGCCCTCGAGCTCGTGCCGGAAAACGCGCAGCTGAAAGCCGCGTTGAACCGGGTCAGGCGGATCGTGGAGGAGCGGGAGAAGGCCATCGAATCCAACAAGATCCGCGTCCGCCAGATCGTCGTCGCCACGCGGGAGGCCGCGGATGCCGTGATGGAACGGCTGACCGCCGGCGCCGATTTCGCCGAACTGGCCCGTGAGACCTCCATCGATTCGAGCCGGGACAGCGGGGGCGACCTCGGGTTCTTCGGTCCCGGCGAAATGATCCCGGAATTCGAGCAGGCCGCGATGGGTCTGGAGGTCGGCGAGCTCAGCGGGGTCGTCCAGACGCCCATGGGCTTTCACATCATCATGCGGATCGAGTAA
- the ruvC gene encoding crossover junction endodeoxyribonuclease RuvC, with the protein MIILGIDPGSVITGYGVIEARGRQCRLLDQGVLRPGSRKPLADRLKVIYDGLCEVIDRNQPELVAVESTFGGRFPRAALVLGHARGVALLAAANRGLQVWEYAPREVKSAIVRAGGASKQQVQYMVGAMLNLDRGPGSEPLPEDASDALAVAICHYHRVTGGIKAVDRIRRR; encoded by the coding sequence ATGATCATCCTCGGAATCGATCCGGGCAGCGTGATTACGGGATACGGCGTGATCGAGGCCCGGGGCAGGCAGTGCCGGTTGCTGGACCAGGGCGTGTTGCGTCCGGGTTCGCGAAAACCCCTCGCGGACCGGCTCAAGGTCATCTACGACGGGCTGTGCGAGGTCATCGACCGGAACCAACCGGAACTGGTAGCCGTCGAGTCCACCTTCGGAGGCCGGTTTCCCAGGGCGGCCCTCGTACTGGGCCATGCCCGGGGCGTCGCCCTCCTGGCCGCGGCGAACCGGGGACTGCAGGTCTGGGAATACGCCCCGCGCGAAGTGAAATCGGCCATCGTCCGCGCGGGAGGTGCATCGAAGCAGCAGGTACAGTACATGGTCGGCGCCATGCTGAACCTCGACCGGGGCCCCGGCAGTGAACCTCTGCCGGAGGACGCGTCCGACGCGCTGGCGGTCGCCATCTGCCACTATCACAGGGTAACCGGAGGGATCAAGGCCGTTGATCGCATTCGTCGAAGGTGA
- the trxB gene encoding thioredoxin-disulfide reductase, which translates to MEQVVIIGGGPAGYTAALYAARANLSPVVLTGSTVGGQLSLTSEIENFPGFPESLGGMDLMDRMRQQAERFGAEMKYEEVTSVAFEPGAHRITTDRNQYTAKAVVISTGSSPRLLDVPGEERFFGRGVSTCATCDGAFYRDRKVAVVGGGDSAMEEGLFLTRFASHVWIIHRRHELRASRIMQERALKHPKIAFQWGAVVDEVLGDETTGVTGLRVRELESDRVRDLDAEGLFIAIGHTPNTGLFKDKLEMDEQGYILTDRRQHTSVPGVFAGGDVQDHVYRQAVTAAGTGCAAAMEAEKYIAEIAD; encoded by the coding sequence ATGGAGCAGGTCGTCATCATCGGCGGTGGCCCGGCAGGTTATACGGCAGCCCTTTACGCGGCCCGGGCGAACCTGTCCCCCGTCGTGTTGACGGGCAGCACGGTCGGCGGGCAGCTGTCGCTCACCAGCGAGATCGAGAACTTCCCGGGATTCCCCGAAAGTCTGGGCGGCATGGACCTCATGGACCGCATGAGGCAGCAGGCCGAACGTTTCGGCGCCGAGATGAAGTACGAGGAAGTCACCTCCGTGGCCTTCGAACCGGGGGCGCACCGGATCACGACGGACCGCAACCAGTACACGGCGAAGGCCGTGGTGATCAGCACCGGGTCGTCGCCCCGCCTGCTCGACGTGCCGGGCGAGGAACGGTTCTTCGGACGGGGTGTCTCCACCTGTGCGACCTGCGACGGCGCCTTCTACCGGGACCGGAAAGTCGCCGTGGTGGGCGGCGGCGACAGCGCCATGGAGGAAGGGCTCTTCCTGACGCGCTTCGCAAGCCACGTCTGGATCATACACCGCCGCCACGAACTGAGGGCGAGCAGGATCATGCAGGAACGGGCCCTGAAACATCCGAAGATCGCGTTCCAGTGGGGGGCCGTGGTCGACGAAGTCCTGGGCGACGAAACCACCGGTGTGACCGGCCTGCGCGTGCGGGAACTGGAATCGGACCGGGTCCGGGATCTGGACGCCGAGGGCCTCTTCATCGCCATCGGCCACACGCCCAATACCGGTCTCTTCAAAGACAAGCTCGAAATGGACGAGCAGGGCTATATCCTGACGGACCGGAGGCAGCACACCAGCGTGCCCGGCGTGTTCGCGGGCGGGGACGTGCAGGACCACGTTTACCGCCAGGCGGTCACCGCGGCGGGCACGGGATGCGCCGCCGCCATGGAAGCCGAGAAATACATCGCTGAAATCGCGGACTAG
- the ruvB gene encoding Holliday junction branch migration DNA helicase RuvB: protein MDERDFPLTDPDRLEEDAEFDRALRPGRFDEFPGQEKAKAELQLYIEAAKTRGENYIDHVLLHGPPGLGKTTLATILANEMGVEIRQTAGPVLDKPADLAGLLTNLQPGDVFFIDEIHRLNHVVEEHMYAAMEDFKIDILVDRGPNARSLALNLDHFTLVGATTRTGLLTAPLLARFGIPIRLDFYTPDELYLIVARAAEIIGVETDESGAMEIALRSRGTPRIANRYLKRVRDYAQVKGDGRITGETAKAAFEMLGVDHMGLDDMNRLILTTIIEKYEGGPVGLNTLAVAVGEESGTLEEVYEPFLIVQGLIKRTPRGRVATELAYDHLGFAGPPGPPPPPRPQAGLFD from the coding sequence ATGGACGAACGGGACTTCCCGCTTACCGACCCCGACCGGCTCGAAGAGGATGCCGAGTTCGACCGCGCGCTGCGTCCGGGCCGCTTCGATGAATTCCCCGGCCAGGAAAAGGCCAAGGCGGAGCTGCAGCTCTACATCGAGGCCGCGAAGACCCGCGGTGAGAACTACATCGACCACGTGCTGCTCCACGGGCCGCCCGGACTGGGGAAGACCACGCTGGCCACCATTCTCGCCAATGAGATGGGGGTGGAGATCCGCCAGACCGCGGGGCCGGTGCTGGACAAGCCGGCCGATCTGGCGGGGCTGCTGACCAACCTGCAGCCGGGCGACGTGTTCTTCATCGACGAGATCCATCGCTTGAACCACGTGGTGGAAGAGCACATGTACGCAGCGATGGAGGATTTCAAGATCGACATCCTCGTGGACCGCGGACCGAACGCCCGTTCCCTTGCCCTCAACCTGGACCATTTCACCCTGGTGGGCGCGACGACGCGCACGGGCCTGCTCACGGCGCCGCTCCTTGCGCGATTCGGGATCCCCATCCGCCTCGATTTCTACACGCCGGACGAGCTTTACCTGATCGTTGCGCGGGCGGCGGAAATCATCGGCGTGGAGACCGACGAGTCCGGTGCGATGGAGATCGCCCTGCGGTCCAGGGGAACCCCCCGGATCGCCAACCGGTACCTGAAGCGGGTGCGGGACTACGCCCAGGTCAAGGGCGACGGCCGCATCACCGGAGAGACCGCGAAGGCCGCCTTCGAAATGCTGGGCGTGGACCACATGGGGCTGGACGACATGAACCGGCTGATCCTCACGACCATCATCGAGAAGTACGAGGGCGGTCCCGTGGGCCTGAACACGCTGGCCGTGGCCGTGGGCGAGGAGAGCGGAACGCTCGAGGAGGTGTATGAACCCTTCCTCATCGTCCAGGGACTGATCAAGCGCACCCCCCGGGGCAGGGTGGCCACCGAGCTGGCGTACGACCACCTGGGATTCGCCGGGCCGCCCGGACCGCCCCCGCCTCCCAGGCCACAGGCCGGACTGTTCGACTGA
- a CDS encoding YebC/PmpR family DNA-binding transcriptional regulator: MSGHSKWSTIKRKKEQKDAARGKIFTRVIKEITIAARQGGGSVTANPRLRTAVLAARAENVPQANIDRAIARGTGELDGVHYEELVYEGYGPAGVALLVEAVTDNKNRTTSEMRHAFTKNGGNMGESGCVAWMFDQKGTIVVDKGGVDEDEVMMIALDAGAEDILDEGDTLDVLTAVSDFEAVRVQLEESGFSPLRAEIGRIPQSTVAVAGKEAEQLLRLMEVLEDHDDVQHVYANFDMDDKVLEEMNG; encoded by the coding sequence TTGTCGGGTCATTCCAAGTGGAGCACGATCAAGCGGAAGAAGGAGCAGAAAGACGCCGCCCGCGGGAAGATCTTCACCCGGGTCATCAAGGAGATCACTATCGCCGCGCGGCAGGGCGGCGGATCGGTTACGGCCAACCCCCGGCTCCGGACGGCCGTACTCGCCGCCAGGGCGGAAAATGTGCCCCAGGCCAACATCGACCGGGCCATCGCGCGCGGCACGGGTGAGCTGGACGGCGTGCATTACGAGGAACTGGTCTACGAGGGCTACGGACCGGCGGGCGTGGCACTGCTGGTGGAAGCGGTGACGGACAACAAGAACCGCACCACGTCCGAGATGCGCCATGCCTTCACCAAGAACGGCGGCAACATGGGAGAGTCGGGCTGCGTGGCCTGGATGTTCGACCAGAAGGGCACGATCGTGGTGGACAAAGGCGGCGTCGACGAGGACGAGGTCATGATGATCGCCCTCGACGCCGGTGCGGAAGACATTCTGGACGAGGGAGATACCCTGGACGTGCTGACGGCCGTTTCCGATTTCGAGGCGGTCCGGGTCCAGCTCGAGGAAAGCGGCTTCTCCCCCCTGCGGGCGGAAATCGGTCGCATCCCGCAGTCGACCGTGGCCGTCGCGGGCAAGGAAGCGGAACAGCTTCTCAGGTTGATGGAAGTCCTCGAGGACCACGACGACGTCCAGCATGTATACGCCAATTTCGACATGGACGACAAGGTGCTGGAGGAAATGAACGGGTAG
- a CDS encoding serine acetyltransferase: MAASRSNKTTEEKLVPNFNMTMSETRSQIGAISSRIVQSYDTIGGLNRIDGKNLPSRERVYGILKDLLALCFPGYFGAEPLVTKNVAFYVDGLVDTIYIRLREEVTRSLMHDAQCKGKDPVACEEIADRIALELLEAVPDIRKLLMGDVEAAYDGDPAAKSHDEIILSYPCVEAIATYRIAHELYLRNTPLIPRIMSEHAHSRTGIDIHPGATIGTRFFIDHGTGVVIGETALIGNNVKLYQGVTLGALSFRKDDGGRLIKGGKRHPTIEDDVVIYSGATILGGGTTIGHDAVIGANVWLTEPVPPHSKVTIGDPSLDVVKHDARTA; the protein is encoded by the coding sequence ATGGCAGCATCCCGGAGCAATAAGACCACGGAAGAGAAGCTGGTGCCGAACTTCAACATGACCATGTCCGAAACACGCAGCCAGATCGGCGCCATTTCCTCCCGGATCGTGCAATCCTACGACACGATCGGCGGCCTGAACCGTATCGACGGCAAGAACCTGCCTTCCAGGGAACGGGTCTACGGCATCCTGAAGGACCTGCTGGCGCTCTGCTTTCCCGGCTACTTCGGCGCCGAACCTCTTGTGACGAAGAACGTGGCCTTCTACGTGGACGGACTGGTGGACACCATCTACATCCGCCTGAGAGAGGAAGTGACCCGGAGCCTCATGCACGACGCGCAGTGCAAGGGAAAGGACCCCGTGGCCTGCGAGGAGATCGCCGACCGGATCGCACTCGAACTGCTGGAAGCCGTTCCCGATATCCGGAAACTGCTCATGGGGGACGTGGAAGCCGCCTACGATGGAGATCCCGCGGCGAAGAGCCATGACGAGATCATCCTCAGCTATCCGTGCGTGGAAGCCATCGCCACCTACCGGATCGCCCATGAACTGTACTTGAGGAATACGCCGCTCATCCCGCGGATCATGTCCGAGCACGCCCACAGCCGCACGGGCATCGACATCCACCCGGGCGCGACCATCGGCACCCGTTTCTTCATCGACCACGGAACGGGCGTCGTCATCGGGGAAACGGCGCTGATCGGCAACAATGTGAAACTCTACCAGGGCGTGACGCTCGGCGCGCTGAGTTTCAGGAAGGATGACGGCGGACGCCTCATCAAGGGCGGCAAGCGCCACCCCACCATCGAGGACGACGTGGTCATCTACTCCGGGGCGACGATCCTGGGCGGCGGAACGACCATCGGCCACGATGCCGTCATCGGGGCCAATGTCTGGCTGACTGAACCGGTGCCTCCCCATTCCAAGGTTACCATCGGCGACCCGAGCCTGGACGTAGTGAAGCACGACGCCCGAACGGCCTGA
- the ruvA gene encoding Holliday junction branch migration protein RuvA, with translation MIAFVEGELVDKQPDAITVSVGGIGLQMFVPLSTLEALGPARAQVRVETVLHVREDGMQLYGFATAEEKHLFEVLITLPGIGPGVALNILSGATVSEFTAAIINEDIGKLVSLPKIGRKTAQRLIMELRDKLAAMDTGGTTALPVAPAGETPEVDDAITGLVSLGLDHPEARRQVIRVLSESAETPVAEEIIRTVLKNQKRQ, from the coding sequence TTGATCGCATTCGTCGAAGGTGAACTGGTCGACAAGCAGCCCGACGCCATCACGGTGTCCGTCGGCGGGATCGGCCTGCAAATGTTCGTCCCCCTTTCCACGCTCGAAGCTTTAGGTCCCGCGCGCGCGCAGGTCCGCGTGGAAACGGTGCTGCATGTGCGGGAGGACGGCATGCAGCTCTACGGTTTCGCCACCGCGGAAGAGAAGCACCTCTTCGAAGTGCTGATCACCCTGCCCGGCATCGGTCCCGGCGTGGCACTGAACATCCTTTCCGGCGCGACGGTCTCCGAGTTCACCGCGGCCATCATCAACGAAGACATCGGGAAACTGGTCTCGCTGCCCAAGATCGGCCGGAAGACGGCGCAGCGGCTGATCATGGAACTGCGCGACAAGCTGGCCGCCATGGATACCGGCGGAACGACGGCACTGCCCGTGGCGCCGGCGGGAGAGACCCCCGAAGTGGACGACGCGATCACGGGCCTGGTGTCCCTGGGCCTCGATCATCCCGAAGCACGCAGGCAGGTCATCCGCGTGCTGTCCGAAAGCGCGGAGACGCCCGTCGCGGAGGAAATCATCAGAACGGTGCTCAAAAACCAGAAAAGGCAATAG
- the queA gene encoding tRNA preQ1(34) S-adenosylmethionine ribosyltransferase-isomerase QueA produces the protein MNLAEYDYSLPEDLIAQYPAEPRDGSRLMVVHRLTGEIEHRNFRDIVDYLAPADTLVLNRTRVMPARLRGVRPDTGGKVEVVLVRRVNQTPETASAPEPSSARTSSPARVSAPARETAPACELEPARWETLLKPSARLAKGTRLELEGGVLTATVEDDPGKEIRRVRFEGDADVTRVVEQVGRTPLPPYIRRAPNAEDRDRYQTVYAEEYGAVAAPTAGLHFTAPLLDRIRFQGTAVVPVLLHVGPGTFQPIRGDAVEDHEMDAEYYRVEARQAETIVSRRSEGRVVAVGTTTVRVLETIAAGGGVAGGPGLEPRRYEGLTRCFIYPSFEFKLVDVLLTNFHLPKSTLLLLVSAFAGRELILAAYEDAVREKYRFYSYGDAMLIV, from the coding sequence GTGAATCTAGCCGAATACGACTATTCCCTGCCGGAAGACCTGATCGCCCAATACCCCGCCGAACCCCGCGACGGGTCCCGGTTGATGGTGGTGCACCGCCTCACCGGCGAGATCGAACACCGAAATTTCCGGGATATCGTCGACTACCTGGCCCCGGCCGACACGCTGGTGCTCAATCGCACCCGGGTGATGCCGGCCAGGCTCCGGGGAGTGCGGCCCGATACCGGCGGAAAGGTTGAAGTGGTGCTGGTGCGCCGGGTCAACCAGACTCCAGAAACCGCGTCTGCTCCCGAACCTTCGTCGGCCCGCACGTCCTCTCCGGCCCGCGTATCCGCACCCGCCCGTGAAACCGCGCCAGCTTGCGAACTCGAGCCAGCCCGTTGGGAAACGCTGCTGAAACCGTCCGCGCGGCTCGCGAAAGGGACGCGCCTGGAGCTGGAGGGCGGCGTCCTGACCGCCACCGTGGAGGACGATCCCGGGAAGGAGATACGCCGCGTCCGTTTCGAAGGGGACGCGGACGTGACCCGGGTCGTCGAGCAGGTGGGCCGCACGCCCTTGCCGCCCTATATACGCCGCGCCCCGAATGCGGAGGACCGGGACCGCTACCAGACGGTCTATGCGGAGGAATACGGCGCCGTGGCCGCGCCCACGGCCGGGCTGCATTTCACGGCGCCCCTGCTGGACCGCATCCGTTTCCAGGGCACGGCCGTGGTGCCGGTCCTGCTCCACGTCGGACCGGGAACGTTCCAGCCGATCCGCGGCGACGCCGTGGAGGACCACGAGATGGACGCGGAATACTACCGGGTGGAAGCGCGCCAGGCGGAAACGATTGTGAGCAGGCGGTCCGAGGGGCGGGTGGTCGCCGTGGGGACGACGACCGTGCGCGTCCTGGAGACGATTGCGGCGGGGGGCGGCGTCGCGGGAGGACCAGGACTCGAACCGCGCCGGTACGAGGGCCTTACCCGGTGTTTCATCTATCCGTCCTTCGAATTCAAGCTGGTCGACGTGCTGCTGACCAATTTCCACCTGCCGAAATCGACGCTCCTGCTACTGGTCAGCGCCTTCGCCGGGAGGGAACTGATCCTTGCCGCGTACGAGGATGCGGTCCGGGAGAAGTACCGGTTCTACAGTTATGGCGACGCTATGCTGATTGTCTGA